A region of Haloplanus sp. XH21 DNA encodes the following proteins:
- the psmB gene encoding archaeal proteasome endopeptidase complex subunit beta has translation MRTPTNEDFSRTQERLDGDQPVFGPEIGEFTDTEQRRSAAAGDEEMKTGTTTVGLSTENGVVMATDMRASAGHMVSSKDVQKVEQIHPNAALTIAGSVSAAQSLIRSLRSETSLYETRRGKDMSMEALSTLTSNFLRSGAFFIVSPLLGGVDEDGAHVYSLDPLGGMMEEDYAVSGSGSQYALGVLEQEYDVDLSIDEAKSVAAHAIQSAVERDLASGNGINVAVVTDEGVEITKHKDFESLL, from the coding sequence ATGCGTACCCCTACGAACGAGGACTTTTCACGAACGCAGGAACGGCTTGACGGCGATCAGCCGGTGTTCGGGCCGGAGATCGGCGAATTCACCGACACCGAGCAGCGCCGCTCCGCCGCCGCCGGGGACGAGGAGATGAAAACCGGCACCACGACGGTCGGTCTCTCGACCGAGAACGGCGTCGTGATGGCGACCGACATGCGCGCGAGCGCCGGTCACATGGTCTCCAGCAAGGACGTCCAGAAGGTCGAACAGATCCACCCGAACGCCGCGCTCACCATCGCCGGCTCGGTGTCGGCCGCCCAGTCGCTCATCCGGTCGCTCCGCTCGGAGACCAGCCTCTACGAGACCCGGCGCGGGAAGGACATGAGCATGGAAGCGCTGTCGACGCTCACGAGCAACTTCCTCCGCTCGGGCGCCTTCTTCATCGTCTCGCCGCTGCTCGGCGGCGTCGACGAAGACGGAGCGCACGTCTACAGCCTCGACCCCCTCGGCGGGATGATGGAAGAGGACTACGCCGTCTCCGGCTCCGGGAGCCAGTACGCGCTCGGTGTCCTCGAACAGGAGTACGACGTGGACCTCTCGATCGACGAGGCGAAGTCCGTCGCCGCCCACGCCATCCAGAGCGCCGTCGAGCGCGACCTGGCCTCCGGCAACGGGATCAACGTCGCCGTCGTCACCGACGAGGGCGTCGAGATTACGAAGCACAAGGACTTCGAATCGCTGCTGTAA
- a CDS encoding DUF5799 family protein translates to MSNWTDRIVSDRMAVDREFSDRVRASEFTNQEWGLIMTAVEFEIEHADDPEQARIVPDTENLPQMIPELEKVGGQMGPGGPTQGGNSGGSGGGVFDTIRSALGMGGSDDEDKLDAAERLVDEYADALQQRLEETGKWDDVRDAYED, encoded by the coding sequence ATGTCGAACTGGACCGATAGGATCGTCAGCGACCGGATGGCCGTCGACCGGGAGTTCAGCGATCGGGTCCGTGCCTCCGAGTTCACGAACCAGGAGTGGGGTCTGATCATGACTGCCGTCGAGTTCGAAATCGAACACGCCGACGACCCGGAGCAGGCCCGTATCGTCCCCGACACCGAGAACCTTCCGCAGATGATTCCGGAGCTGGAGAAGGTGGGCGGGCAGATGGGTCCCGGTGGTCCGACACAAGGTGGGAACAGCGGCGGGAGTGGCGGCGGCGTCTTCGACACCATCCGGAGCGCGCTCGGGATGGGCGGCTCGGACGACGAGGACAAACTCGACGCGGCCGAGCGGCTCGTCGACGAGTACGCCGACGCGTTACAACAGCGTCTGGAAGAGACCGGCAAATGGGACGACGTTCGCGACGCGTACGAGGACTAG
- a CDS encoding DUF7557 family protein, which produces MPQVHLDEGTLERLDGLRQDDEEYDEIITELINIYEAEELTLFHSGDEI; this is translated from the coding sequence ATGCCGCAAGTGCATCTCGACGAGGGGACGCTCGAACGCCTCGATGGCCTGCGACAGGACGACGAAGAGTACGACGAGATCATCACGGAACTGATCAATATCTACGAGGCCGAAGAGCTCACGCTGTTCCACAGCGGCGACGAAATCTAG
- a CDS encoding isocitrate/isopropylmalate dehydrogenase family protein: MSGDERIAVIPGDGIGHEVVPAALRVLDEVADFEYDHVEAGDAVAERTGDPLPAETLEAVTSADATLFGATGETSADVILPLREAVGSFVNIRPARTYPGVDAVQPETDLVILRENTEGVYAGIENRLSEDVSTLTRLVTQTASRRLGEFACDYVAADGTNEFTIAHKNNVMRVTDGLFVDTISEVAADRGVDIDTAYMDAMATHLAMDPAQYDVIVCPNLAGDVLSDLAAGLVGGLGLLPSANVGAERGIFEPVHGCAPDIAGEGIANPAATILSTAMLLEFLDYDDAAADVRTAVESVLADGPRTPDLGGSASTEAVATAVVDRLP, from the coding sequence ATGAGCGGCGACGAACGCATCGCAGTGATCCCGGGCGACGGCATCGGCCACGAAGTCGTCCCCGCAGCCCTGCGCGTCCTCGACGAAGTCGCCGACTTCGAGTACGACCACGTCGAGGCGGGCGACGCCGTCGCGGAACGGACGGGGGACCCCCTCCCGGCGGAGACCCTAGAGGCGGTCACGTCGGCCGACGCGACGCTGTTCGGCGCGACCGGCGAGACATCAGCCGATGTCATCCTGCCGCTCCGCGAGGCGGTCGGCTCGTTCGTCAACATCCGCCCCGCCCGGACGTATCCGGGCGTCGACGCCGTCCAACCGGAGACCGATCTGGTCATCCTGCGCGAGAACACGGAGGGCGTGTACGCGGGCATCGAGAACCGCCTCTCCGAGGACGTGTCGACGCTGACGCGACTGGTCACCCAGACGGCGTCCCGTCGCCTGGGCGAGTTCGCCTGCGACTACGTCGCGGCGGACGGGACGAACGAGTTCACCATCGCCCACAAGAACAACGTGATGCGCGTGACCGACGGTTTGTTCGTCGACACCATCAGCGAGGTGGCGGCCGACCGCGGCGTCGACATCGACACCGCGTACATGGACGCGATGGCGACCCATCTCGCGATGGATCCCGCGCAGTACGACGTCATCGTCTGCCCCAACCTGGCCGGCGACGTGCTGTCAGACCTGGCGGCGGGCCTGGTCGGCGGGCTCGGCCTCCTGCCGAGCGCGAACGTCGGCGCCGAGCGGGGCATCTTCGAACCCGTCCACGGCTGCGCGCCCGACATCGCGGGCGAGGGTATCGCCAACCCGGCGGCGACCATCCTCTCGACGGCGATGCTGCTGGAGTTCCTCGACTACGACGACGCGGCGGCGGACGTGCGAACGGCCGTCGAATCGGTGCTGGCCGACGGGCCGCGGACGCCCGATCTCGGCGGGTCGGCCTCCACCGAGGCCGTCGCCACCGCGGTCGTCGACCGGCTCCCCTGA
- the leuD gene encoding 3-isopropylmalate dehydratase small subunit, with amino-acid sequence MSDDSVGVEEMKVRRVAGTGVPLRGDDIDTDQIIPARFLKTTTWEGMDKYAFYDARRDEDGELNDHPFNEYKGANILVVNENFGCGSSREHAPRALARWGVEAIIGESFAEIFADNCKSLGIPAATTDAETVEDLQSFIEEHPDAGIELDVVDKTVTYDQRTVDIDIDEAMHGALVQGIWDTVALLRSNMDAIDETAADLPYVESR; translated from the coding sequence ATGAGCGACGACAGCGTCGGCGTCGAGGAGATGAAGGTGCGCCGCGTGGCCGGCACGGGCGTCCCCCTCCGCGGCGACGACATCGACACCGACCAGATCATCCCCGCCCGGTTCCTCAAGACGACGACCTGGGAAGGGATGGACAAGTACGCCTTCTACGACGCGCGACGCGACGAAGACGGCGAACTCAACGACCACCCGTTCAACGAGTACAAGGGGGCGAACATCCTCGTCGTCAACGAGAACTTCGGCTGTGGCTCCTCGCGTGAGCACGCACCGCGCGCGCTCGCTCGGTGGGGCGTCGAGGCCATCATCGGCGAGTCCTTCGCCGAAATCTTCGCGGACAACTGCAAGTCGCTCGGCATCCCGGCGGCCACGACGGACGCCGAGACGGTCGAAGACCTGCAGTCGTTCATCGAAGAACACCCCGACGCGGGCATCGAACTCGACGTGGTCGATAAGACGGTCACGTACGATCAGCGGACCGTCGACATCGATATCGACGAGGCGATGCACGGCGCGCTCGTGCAGGGCATCTGGGACACCGTCGCGCTGCTCCGCTCGAACATGGACGCCATCGACGAGACGGCGGCGGACCTCCCGTACGTCGAGTCACGATGA
- the leuC gene encoding 3-isopropylmalate dehydratase large subunit has protein sequence MSEGTLYDKVWDRHKVADLPNGQDQLFIGLHLIHEVTSPQPFSELRERGIEVPYPERNIATVDHIVPTRPEGRQRPLADQSAEGMLTALEQNTEEAGIQFYGLDSDKQGITHVVAPELGLTQPGMTVVCGDSHTATHGAFGAIAFGIGTSQVRDVLASQCVAADKAAVRRVEVDGTLGEGVHSKDLILKIIAELGVDGGVGYVYEYGGEAVRDLSMEERLAVCNMSIEGGARAGYINPDETTYEFLEGREFAPEGDAFEERKAYWESIRSDPDADYDDVVHLDASDLDPMVTWGTNPGQAVGISDPVPAPEDLPEDERDAARTAQEHTGVEPGETMAGYPIDVAFLGTCTNGRVSDFREAAAVLDGREVADDVRALAVPGSQTVKSKLEAEGIDDVFRAAGFDWREAGCSMCLAMNDDSLEGDERCASSSNRNYVGRQGSKEGRTVLMSPAMVAAAAVEGEVCDVRDLEGDV, from the coding sequence ATGAGTGAGGGCACGCTCTACGACAAGGTGTGGGACCGACACAAGGTGGCCGACCTGCCCAACGGGCAGGACCAGCTGTTCATCGGCCTGCACCTCATCCACGAGGTGACGAGCCCCCAGCCGTTCTCGGAGCTGCGCGAGCGGGGCATCGAGGTGCCGTACCCCGAGCGCAACATCGCGACGGTGGACCACATCGTCCCGACCCGTCCCGAGGGCCGCCAGCGCCCGCTGGCCGACCAGTCGGCAGAGGGGATGCTCACGGCCCTAGAGCAAAACACCGAGGAGGCCGGCATCCAGTTCTACGGCCTCGACTCGGACAAGCAGGGCATCACCCACGTCGTCGCGCCCGAGCTCGGCCTCACCCAGCCCGGGATGACCGTGGTCTGTGGCGACTCTCACACCGCCACCCACGGCGCCTTCGGCGCCATCGCCTTCGGCATCGGCACGAGTCAGGTGCGCGACGTGCTCGCCTCGCAGTGTGTCGCCGCCGACAAGGCAGCGGTTCGGCGCGTCGAGGTCGACGGCACGCTCGGCGAGGGGGTCCACTCGAAGGACCTCATCCTGAAGATCATCGCCGAACTCGGCGTCGACGGCGGCGTCGGCTACGTCTACGAGTACGGCGGCGAAGCGGTGCGCGACCTCTCGATGGAGGAGCGGCTCGCGGTGTGCAACATGTCCATCGAGGGCGGCGCCCGCGCGGGCTACATCAACCCCGACGAGACCACCTACGAGTTCCTGGAGGGCCGCGAGTTCGCCCCCGAGGGCGACGCCTTCGAGGAGCGCAAGGCGTACTGGGAGTCCATCCGGAGCGACCCCGACGCCGACTACGACGACGTGGTCCATCTCGACGCGAGCGACCTGGACCCGATGGTCACCTGGGGGACGAACCCCGGGCAGGCCGTCGGCATCTCCGATCCCGTTCCCGCGCCAGAGGACCTGCCGGAGGACGAACGCGACGCCGCTCGGACCGCCCAGGAACATACGGGCGTCGAACCGGGCGAGACGATGGCGGGCTACCCCATCGACGTTGCCTTCCTCGGCACCTGTACGAACGGCCGCGTGAGCGACTTCCGCGAGGCCGCCGCGGTGCTGGACGGTCGCGAAGTCGCTGACGACGTGCGCGCGCTCGCGGTCCCCGGCTCTCAGACGGTGAAGTCGAAACTGGAAGCCGAGGGTATCGACGACGTGTTCCGTGCGGCCGGCTTCGACTGGCGCGAAGCGGGCTGTTCGATGTGTCTGGCCATGAACGACGACTCCCTGGAGGGCGACGAGCGGTGTGCGTCCTCGTCGAACCGCAACTACGTGGGCCGACAGGGGAGCAAGGAGGGCCGCACCGTGCTGATGAGTCCGGCGATGGTCGCCGCGGCGGCCGTCGAAGGCGAAGTGTGTGACGTGCGCGACCTGGAGGGAGACGTATGA
- the ilvC gene encoding ketol-acid reductoisomerase codes for MTDEFTTPVYYDDDADRDAIAGKTVAVLGYGSQGHAHAQNLADSGIDVIVGLRKDSDSWSQAENDGLRVATPDDAAAEADIVSMLVPDTVQPAVFEAISDGLEAGDTLQFAHGFNIHYNQIQPPEDIDVTMIAPKTPGHLLRRNYVENTGTPALLAVYQDTTGEAQEEALAYAQAIGCTRAGVVETSFQEEVETDLFGEQAVLCGGITSLIKKGYETLVDAGYSPEMAYFECLNEMKLIVDLMYEGGMAEMWNSVSDTAEYGGLAVGPEIVDEGVRENMDEALEAVQNGEFAREWIAENQAGRPSYTQLHRADRNHEIEEVGERLRALFSWAEESQEAEAPADD; via the coding sequence ATGACAGACGAATTCACCACCCCAGTGTACTACGACGACGACGCGGATCGTGACGCAATCGCCGGCAAGACCGTAGCCGTCCTCGGCTACGGCAGTCAGGGCCACGCCCACGCGCAGAACCTCGCGGACAGCGGGATCGACGTGATCGTCGGTCTCCGGAAGGATTCCGACTCCTGGTCGCAGGCCGAAAACGACGGCCTGCGCGTGGCGACGCCGGACGACGCGGCCGCCGAGGCCGACATCGTCTCGATGCTCGTCCCCGACACCGTCCAGCCGGCGGTGTTCGAAGCCATCAGCGACGGGCTTGAGGCCGGCGACACCCTCCAGTTCGCCCACGGCTTCAACATCCACTACAACCAGATCCAGCCGCCCGAGGACATCGACGTGACGATGATCGCCCCCAAGACGCCGGGGCATCTCCTCCGCCGGAACTACGTCGAGAACACGGGCACGCCGGCCCTGCTCGCCGTCTACCAGGACACCACGGGCGAGGCACAGGAAGAGGCGCTGGCGTACGCCCAGGCCATCGGCTGCACCCGCGCGGGCGTCGTGGAGACATCGTTCCAGGAAGAGGTCGAGACGGACCTCTTCGGCGAGCAGGCCGTCCTCTGTGGCGGCATCACGTCGCTCATCAAGAAGGGCTACGAGACGCTGGTCGACGCGGGCTACAGCCCCGAGATGGCGTACTTCGAATGTCTGAACGAGATGAAGCTCATCGTCGACCTGATGTACGAGGGCGGGATGGCCGAGATGTGGAACTCGGTCTCCGACACCGCCGAGTACGGCGGCCTGGCCGTCGGCCCCGAGATCGTCGACGAGGGCGTCCGCGAGAACATGGACGAGGCGCTGGAAGCGGTCCAGAACGGCGAGTTCGCCCGCGAATGGATCGCGGAGAACCAGGCCGGGCGACCGTCCTACACGCAGCTCCACCGCGCCGACCGGAACCACGAGATCGAGGAGGTCGGCGAGCGCCTGCGAGCGCTGTTCTCCTGGGCCGAGGAGTCCCAGGAAGCAGAGGCACCGGCGGATGACTGA
- the ilvN gene encoding acetolactate synthase small subunit codes for MSGGLEGPEPEERKTPEGRRNAQGIRIDPEVEAEPERKRAVLSVLVKHEPGVLANVSGLFRRRQFNIESLTVGPTTDPDRARITLEIEETEPGIEQAKKQLQKLVPVIAVTELESTAIRRELALIKVDGTAPDQVGAVAEMYDGKTVDVSRESVTVEITGSEQKIDAAVETFGRFGIHEIVRTGTAALERGTQKTT; via the coding sequence ATGAGCGGTGGACTGGAAGGCCCAGAACCAGAGGAACGCAAGACGCCCGAGGGGCGACGCAACGCCCAGGGCATTCGTATCGACCCCGAAGTCGAGGCGGAGCCGGAGCGCAAGCGAGCCGTCCTCTCGGTGCTCGTGAAACACGAACCCGGCGTGTTGGCCAACGTCTCCGGTCTCTTCCGGCGGCGTCAGTTCAACATCGAAAGCCTCACCGTGGGGCCGACCACTGATCCCGACCGGGCACGAATCACCCTCGAGATCGAGGAAACCGAGCCGGGTATCGAACAGGCGAAAAAACAGCTCCAGAAGCTCGTTCCGGTCATCGCCGTGACCGAACTCGAATCCACCGCGATCCGGCGCGAACTCGCGCTGATCAAGGTGGACGGCACCGCACCGGATCAGGTCGGCGCCGTCGCGGAGATGTACGACGGCAAGACCGTCGACGTCTCGCGCGAGTCGGTGACGGTCGAGATTACGGGCAGCGAGCAGAAGATCGACGCCGCCGTCGAGACGTTCGGCCGATTCGGCATCCACGAGATCGTTCGGACCGGGACGGCAGCGCTCGAACGCGGAACCCAGAAGACGACATAA
- the ilvB gene encoding biosynthetic-type acetolactate synthase large subunit yields MSERTTQPPEAEESTDSDESASEPTAVSSGATSTVRALENAGIDVMFGVQGGAIMPVYDALWGSDINHVMMAHEQGAAHAADAYNVVSGDPGVCLATSGPGATNLVTGIADANMDSDAVVALTGQVPQSMVGSDAFQETDTTGITAPITKNNYFASDPDTVGDTVGEAVALASTGRPGPTLVDLPKDVSNAETEREPGPPQTPETYTPQDEADDDAVETAARTIESAEKPLLLFGGGVVKADASEEARHFATEYEIPVVTTMPGIGTMPEDHDLCLSWAGMHGTGYANLAINHTDLLIAVGTRFDDRLTGGIETFAPGAEVIHIDIDPAEISKNIHADYPLIGDAGRVLEQLDDEMTEAPDAAAWREQCDTWVEEYPMDYAAPDDEPLKPQFVVEALDEATSDEAIVTSGVGQHQMWASQYWTFRDPRKWISSHGLGTMGYGLPAAIGARLAADDGEEVVCVDGDGSFLMTVQELSVAVREDLDITVAILNNEYIGMVRQWQDAFFEGRHMAAGYSWIPEFDKLAEAFGARGWRVDDYDEVADAIEEALAYDGPSVIDFHIDPSENVYPMVPSGGANDKFALSEEQL; encoded by the coding sequence ATGAGTGAACGCACGACCCAGCCACCGGAGGCCGAGGAGTCGACCGACAGCGACGAGTCCGCATCGGAACCGACGGCGGTGTCGTCCGGCGCCACGTCGACGGTTCGCGCGCTCGAAAACGCCGGCATCGACGTGATGTTCGGCGTGCAGGGCGGCGCGATCATGCCCGTGTACGACGCCCTCTGGGGATCGGACATCAACCACGTCATGATGGCGCACGAACAGGGCGCGGCCCACGCCGCCGACGCCTACAACGTGGTATCGGGCGACCCCGGCGTCTGTCTGGCAACGTCCGGACCCGGCGCGACCAACCTCGTGACGGGTATCGCCGACGCCAATATGGACTCCGACGCCGTCGTAGCGCTGACCGGACAGGTGCCCCAGAGCATGGTCGGCAGCGACGCCTTCCAGGAGACGGACACGACGGGGATCACCGCTCCCATCACGAAGAACAACTACTTCGCGAGCGACCCCGACACCGTCGGCGACACCGTCGGCGAGGCGGTGGCGCTCGCGAGCACCGGTCGGCCCGGACCGACGCTCGTCGACCTCCCGAAGGACGTCAGCAACGCGGAGACGGAACGCGAGCCCGGCCCGCCGCAGACCCCGGAGACGTACACGCCACAGGACGAGGCCGACGACGACGCCGTCGAGACGGCGGCCCGCACTATCGAGTCGGCCGAGAAGCCGCTCCTGCTGTTCGGCGGGGGCGTCGTGAAGGCGGACGCGTCCGAGGAGGCGCGTCACTTCGCGACCGAGTACGAGATTCCAGTCGTGACGACGATGCCCGGCATCGGCACCATGCCCGAGGACCACGACCTCTGCCTGTCGTGGGCGGGCATGCACGGCACCGGCTACGCCAACCTGGCGATTAACCACACCGACCTGCTGATCGCGGTCGGGACGCGGTTCGACGACCGCCTCACGGGCGGTATCGAGACGTTCGCGCCCGGCGCGGAGGTCATCCACATCGACATCGATCCCGCGGAGATCAGCAAGAACATCCACGCAGACTACCCGCTCATCGGCGACGCCGGTCGCGTCCTCGAACAGCTCGACGACGAGATGACCGAGGCGCCGGACGCCGCCGCGTGGCGCGAGCAGTGTGACACCTGGGTCGAGGAGTATCCGATGGACTACGCCGCCCCGGACGACGAGCCGCTCAAACCGCAGTTCGTCGTCGAGGCGCTGGACGAGGCCACGAGCGACGAGGCGATCGTCACCTCGGGCGTCGGCCAGCACCAGATGTGGGCGTCGCAGTACTGGACGTTCCGCGACCCGCGGAAATGGATCTCCTCGCACGGCCTCGGGACGATGGGCTACGGCCTGCCCGCGGCCATCGGCGCGCGCCTGGCGGCCGACGACGGCGAAGAGGTCGTCTGCGTCGACGGCGACGGCTCCTTCCTGATGACGGTCCAGGAACTCTCGGTCGCGGTGCGCGAGGACCTGGACATCACCGTCGCTATCCTGAACAACGAGTACATCGGGATGGTGCGCCAGTGGCAGGACGCCTTCTTCGAGGGCCGACACATGGCCGCCGGCTACAGCTGGATCCCGGAGTTCGACAAACTCGCGGAGGCGTTCGGCGCCCGCGGCTGGCGCGTCGACGACTACGACGAGGTGGCCGACGCCATCGAGGAGGCGCTGGCGTACGACGGCCCGTCGGTCATCGACTTCCATATCGACCCGTCGGAGAACGTCTACCCGATGGTGCCCAGTGGCGGCGCAAACGACAAGTTCGCACTCTCGGAGGAGCAACTATGA
- a CDS encoding LeuA family protein, with amino-acid sequence MVQCLTTWRIRRIPRRIEFFQGTLARTGEIDGVRIFDTTLRDGEQSPRTSFSYDEKRDIAEVLDDMGTHVIEAGFPVNSDAEFDAVRDISNATDTTVCGLARVVDKDVEAALDSGVGLVHVFVSTSDVQLQDSMHASREEAVERAVSCVERIKEAGVECMFSPMDATRTDDDFLVEMVEAVSEAGTDWINIPDTCGVATPTRFMDLVQMVRENTDARVDVHAHDDFGLATANAMAGFEAGAAQAQVSVNGIGERAGNAAFEEVVMASEALYDVDTGIDTTRITELSRMVEEYSDIPNPPNKPVVGRNAFSHESGIHAAGVIENSDTFEPGVMTPEMVGATREFVLGKHTGTHSVRKRLEEIGYDPTDSEVRAVTRLVKDYGADKERVTMADLRRFAREENVTREEEVRA; translated from the coding sequence ATTGTACAATGTCTCACGACATGGAGGATTCGTCGGATACCCCGGCGGATCGAGTTCTTCCAGGGCACGTTGGCCCGCACCGGCGAAATTGACGGTGTACGAATTTTCGACACGACGCTCAGAGACGGCGAGCAGTCGCCACGCACGTCGTTCAGTTACGACGAGAAGCGAGACATCGCCGAAGTACTCGACGACATGGGCACGCACGTCATCGAGGCGGGGTTCCCCGTCAACTCGGACGCGGAGTTCGACGCAGTGCGTGACATCTCGAACGCCACCGACACGACGGTCTGTGGCCTCGCCCGTGTCGTCGACAAAGACGTCGAAGCGGCGCTCGACTCGGGCGTGGGACTGGTCCACGTCTTCGTGAGCACGAGCGACGTGCAACTGCAGGACTCCATGCACGCCTCCCGCGAGGAAGCGGTCGAGCGCGCGGTCAGTTGCGTGGAGCGCATCAAGGAGGCGGGTGTGGAGTGTATGTTCTCGCCCATGGACGCCACCCGGACCGACGACGACTTCCTCGTCGAGATGGTGGAGGCGGTCAGCGAGGCAGGCACCGACTGGATCAACATCCCGGACACGTGTGGCGTGGCCACCCCGACGCGGTTCATGGACCTGGTGCAGATGGTCCGTGAGAACACCGACGCACGGGTGGACGTCCACGCCCACGACGACTTCGGCCTGGCGACGGCGAACGCGATGGCCGGCTTCGAGGCCGGCGCCGCGCAGGCGCAGGTGTCGGTCAACGGCATCGGCGAACGCGCCGGCAACGCCGCCTTCGAAGAGGTGGTCATGGCCTCCGAAGCGCTGTACGATGTCGACACCGGTATCGACACCACCCGGATCACGGAGCTGTCCCGGATGGTCGAAGAGTACAGCGACATCCCCAACCCGCCGAACAAGCCCGTCGTGGGACGCAACGCGTTCTCCCACGAGAGCGGCATCCACGCCGCGGGCGTCATCGAGAACTCGGACACGTTCGAACCGGGCGTCATGACGCCCGAGATGGTGGGTGCGACTCGCGAGTTCGTCCTCGGGAAACACACCGGGACGCACTCGGTTCGCAAACGCCTCGAAGAAATCGGCTACGATCCGACCGACTCCGAGGTCCGTGCAGTCACGCGTCTCGTCAAGGATTACGGTGCCGACAAGGAGCGCGTGACGATGGCCGACCTCCGGCGGTTCGCCCGCGAGGAGAACGTGACTCGCGAGGAGGAGGTCCGGGCCTGA
- a CDS encoding cupin domain-containing protein: MPATDFDAERAYDDDQFAAHGIFQSDRTKVVCGYFEPGQFIPVHGPDSDVVVAVQSGTGVVREGETTHHVEPGDVVVVPAGVDRGVKAAAARLEALLVTAPPPTDAEHDPVRRGLRTGTFDPE, encoded by the coding sequence ATGCCCGCGACTGATTTCGACGCCGAGCGCGCCTACGACGACGACCAGTTCGCCGCCCACGGCATCTTTCAGAGCGACCGGACGAAAGTCGTCTGTGGCTACTTCGAACCCGGCCAGTTCATCCCCGTCCACGGCCCGGACAGCGACGTCGTCGTCGCGGTGCAGTCCGGAACCGGCGTCGTCCGCGAGGGCGAGACGACCCACCACGTCGAACCCGGTGACGTGGTCGTCGTGCCGGCGGGCGTCGACCGCGGCGTCAAAGCCGCCGCCGCCCGTCTCGAAGCCCTGCTGGTGACGGCGCCGCCACCGACGGACGCCGAACACGACCCGGTGCGGCGGGGGCTCCGGACGGGGACGTTCGACCCCGAATAG
- a CDS encoding DUF5779 family protein gives MSDFDLDLRNAEEQLEGTSEGGSEVVLGVLDGSTDPAEWIESIEAGKILVLNVEGDLNRLAAGFAREVRDEGGTLMRFRGFLVVTPPGVGIDTDRLA, from the coding sequence ATGAGCGACTTCGACCTCGACCTCCGGAACGCGGAGGAACAACTCGAGGGAACGAGCGAGGGCGGGTCGGAAGTCGTCCTCGGCGTTCTCGACGGCAGCACCGATCCCGCCGAGTGGATCGAGAGCATCGAGGCCGGCAAGATACTCGTCTTGAACGTCGAGGGCGACCTGAACCGACTGGCCGCGGGCTTTGCCCGCGAGGTTCGGGACGAGGGCGGAACCCTCATGCGGTTTCGCGGATTCCTGGTCGTGACCCCACCTGGCGTCGGCATCGACACCGACCGCCTCGCCTGA